Genomic DNA from Lepeophtheirus salmonis chromosome 9, UVic_Lsal_1.4, whole genome shotgun sequence:
TTAACAAGATGCacaacaaatgaaattaatCACAATCTATCTATTGTAAATACATTCACAAGTtactgaacataatttatgtgcTAGTAACCAATACACAGAGCCCATTACTGAAACGAGACAATTTACACTGATTAAATTGACTATTCAATAAACTAAGTATTtggctagtggctatgctctacccaacataacaatttaaactttatagatGTTCAGGAATTGTGAGTGAAAAAACACTCAAAAGCACGTTTGAagtttgtgaagtaaacttataaatgagttaactttcaagtttcataaattaaaagtcTTAATATCTATCAACTAAATAACCATTCATGAAAAAACTTTACTAACACTCAATGTAAACCTTAGATtataaatgagttttatttacataaattataataatttttgtagtcgGGGTCGAATTATCCGACTCTTGACTCCAACTCTACCAAAACAGGCACCGACTCCGCAGTCCTGGGATAAACACAAAAGTCTGTGGAGGAAACagtcaaaataattgaagaaacgAAAGAGTTCTCcactttaaagataattattgatATCACTAATTAAGAAGGCTACTTCGAcgaaaaatgcacaaaaatttattgaaaacttAACATATTAGCTGTTAAAATATCAATGGATAAATTATCGTTTAAAgatagtttcaaaaaaaatagaataaaaatgaaagagtgAATCTGCCAGGCACACTCATCTTATTGGAAGAAATTCACTTCCAATGAATCCATTTTTAGAACTCTTCCATTCTTCCAAAAGTGTTACAtcctttaataatttgaaatttaaataaaaatttactaacaaaacaaaagaattgtgtcataatctatttattaaatgtatgtttGTGCTTCTCCGGGAATCACACGCAAACCAAAGAATGtattttgtccaaatttttcatgtaggtttttaaAGCCTAAGAAATGTTTCTGGTAATTTTGCCTTCAAGGCCATGGCGAcctttaaatagtatatttctaaaaactaaTGATTCTTGTTGCAGCCtgttatgtatctttgcacactttaaaaaaaaaataagattataaggCTTAGAGAagaaaacaaaggatttttgacaataatatgaaagatgaacGAACGAttgttcaacttgaatattttctcttctttgaACCTTATAATCTCCGTTTAAACAAAGGAAcagagttcagaattaattttaatttcattacgTCCCAGGATACGCCCAATAAACCTactttttctcataaataaagGTTCAAAGATCCATACCAAACCAAAATGCAGcgataataatttctaaaattttacggccttcattttttttttttatattaagcagaataattcataaacaattttaatttaattatgatatagcGCAACGCTAGACAAACCTACTCTGGTTCATATTAGATATGAAAACAAGACTCATATTAATTGAGTGATGATATCTCATAAATCTTACGTGGGTTAATAACAATgagatttttagaaaaaaaaattaaggacctGTCCCAATAACTGACTGTTCTGAGGACCTACAGGACCGTTTCTgaaactggactggactgaataaataggAACCGACATAACATTTCTTAAGAGTCGGtctaagacatattttttttttttttttcgtttaagtcttttgtgattttttctagaatgGATTTgtaccaatatttcattttcaaatcttGGATTGATTTCCTTCTCAATCCTGATTTATGCACTGTGCAAATAGGATTTAATGAAGTGATGTATTTTAAGACGATGTAATTGCAACTAGTAtgcaacttttatatttaatggttgttgactttctttttttatatccttcatattttattatatggtATCTCTGTGTActgcataatatatttttaatttctacattaagattatattaaataaagcagAAAATGATGTATTATCGTATGTAAATGTCAGAATGGACTACTCCTCGTTATTAAATCATATGTTCAATGTTCATACATTAAGACTGAGGAACAATAAACGCATCAAACATGCTCCAAATACGGGACAattcctttaataaaaaatggcttTCGAACAAAAACTATAcacttaaaattaatatatgctCGACTCAACAATACGTTGAACattatactatataattaaaataatttatgtgtgcgTCACATTTCCGTTCGTCCgcttggaaaaataatgttgaaaacTTTAAAAGCCTAGATAGATACAGACTTTGGACATACAGTAAAAGTTGCTCATAATTTTAACATAGgcctatgtttcattctgatcagaacAAATTTCGGGGATCTGGagggaaaatttgttttttcaataataagctgattttttttaataaaacaagatcgattccccttATCTCAGAgtattttttaaggtatgggttgtcgatccaaaaattcaccaaaaaatattaaaaatccaaaatatgttttttataattattgtactaacggaaaaagggagaacgtatagtaaatatgaattttaaaaaaaggaattaggtaaatgaaggaagaagggGATTAGCGAGTTAATATTAGTATgcatcttcaatcttcattatgattaaaaaaggaacGTGGCAAGTTAccaaggtcaaacatttgaaaaaattgctttatatttaccaaaattaatattttcacatggtcaattacATGTTGTATTTTCAAGAGTCTCAAAAGAGGGGTgcaagtttgattatatttgcgTCAAATGTATagaaggaggttttacaatagaaatttacctatgatatagctatagtttatagtaaatggATCGTTTAACTTGaaaattgaacataaataagctacataaacaaaaaaaaatctttttaatttatttgagatGGCATGTTCACGCTTCTACATATCtaatcattttctttctttttcttctctagTTTCAAGACTACGTCACAGTGGACCCCTCTCCTACTGCACAACTCCATCCTGTCTCCAAGCTGCAGCCTCCATCCTCGCATCTCAAAACGCATCCTACTCCCCATGCTCAGAGTTCTGGCAATACGCATGTGGCTCCTGGCTCTCAACTCATTCCATCCCCGCTTCCAAATCCTACTGGAGCGTTCTGGAGGAAGCCAAGGCAGGGAGTCGAGAGGATAAGTCCCGTCTTATTACCACTTCGAGTCATGAGCCTTCGCAGTTTAATTCCCTTGAGTGGAAAGTCTCCAACTTTTATCATTCCTGCATGAGCCTCAGCTTCATAGAGAGTGATAAAGAAAAACCTCTccttaaaattatcaattctcTTGGAGGATGGCATGTCCTTCGATCCTTCAATCTTTACTCATGGGACTCTCGGCGTGTACTAAGAGAGCTCCATTCTGAATTCGCAGTACATGCTCTTTTCCGTATAGGGGTTGTGCCAGACGTGCAGGATCCCGACTATAATATCATTGCTATTTATCCAGACGGTCTCGGTATGTCAGACAAGTCCTACTATCATCGTTTACCGGATGACCCTGCTGTTGTTGCCTATCAAACCTATCTCAAAGATAGCGCTATGCTCTTCGGCGCCTCTAGTCCTGAGGCCCACAAGTTCTCTATTGATATGTTCAACTTTGAGAAACGTATTTCCGAGATCACTCCTAGCGGTGAATATCTAAGTGATCCCCGGaagatcaataataaaatgactgTCAAGGATCTTCATACCATGAGTATGACGGTGCCATGGCTGGAAATCCTCAAGGCAGCTTTTTCAGATGCTTCTACAACGGAGGAAACGGGGATCATTGTTGTGAGTCCTCAGTATGTCGCTGATATTGCTGTTATTATGTCCACAACTGACCGTGGCTCATTAAATAATTACCTCATGTGGAGGCTAGCGGAGACTTACATGCcttatttatctaaaaactACAGGGAAGTGGTTGATGTATACCGCAAATCTATTAGTGGGGCTCAGAAACCACTTGAGAGATGGGAGTTTTGTCAAGAAACGACGGATAGATTTTTTGGACATTACTTAAATGCCATCTACTCTCAGCGAGATAACATCCCTGACAGCGTTGTCAAAAAGGTTTTTGATTACATAAAGCACACTGTGGCCAAAACGGTATCTGTCTCAAGTCATTTCGAAGACTATGAGTCCCGGAGAGCCACTGTGGGAAAGctcaaaaatatgtcaattcaAATCGGAACTCCAGACTTTTTGAGGGATCGTAAGAATTTGAAAACCCTCTATAAAGACCTTTTAGTTCAAACAAATGActtctttcaaaacattttgtATGGTGTATCATTTCTACGAAAGAGACAAGAGGCTCTACTCCTTCATTCCTCCGAGTCAGTGTCCCAACTAGAGAATGAATACTGGTTAGAGTCCCTGAATCAGGAGTCCGAAATAGTGTATGTTCCCTCAAGGAACAAAGTCGTTGTGCCTGAGTTGTTTCTACGATCCCCGTTTGTGGACCCGGGTTATCCAAATTCCATCAATATGGGTGGAATTGGAGTGAGATTAACAGAAGCTGTGATAAATGGAATTATTGGCATTGGCCTATACTTTGACTCCAAGGGACGGTTTGTTGACGAAGAGAATAATAACAACAAGGCCCACAAGTAAGTTGAATCATCTATGTACTATTTAGAGAGGtccttaaattttgtttttccaaatgtGTATGTGGGGTAGGGGGAGAGgatgatattcaaaaaatgatccTCATGATAAAAAATGGACAAACTGTTATAGATTGAGCAAATGTCGTATGgggcattccatgtcaaatgaacgaaaacatgtaaaaaatgtCATCCGACTCCCTtagattttgatgatttttgccACACAAGCTCAAAGTCATGAATAAATTAAGTGTGCCCAATTTCAGCACATAACTCTGAGCCGTTTTTTGACAGAGTTATACCCTATTTATAAGGAACATGTtgccaaagtttcatattcatcAGAGTTGGgcaaatttttttactgttgatcaagtacttgcaagtttatttcaaattttttttaaatcaaatttgagctcataagaaatttaaatctaCCACTACAAAATAGTTAAGCGCCAAATTTCATGGGGGTAACTAACTCtttgggataaaaaaatatacaagaaaaaggaGTGTCTGGTAAAAAGACATTAAAGCGACGCTGAAAATTTATGTCTGAGTCTAGGATCTAGAAACCCATCCCCTCCATTGCAATACTCTTTAGATCTTCGTTTGACAATTTTGCCAACCCTACAACCATGATATCAACCCTATCGGGGAAATGAATTAAAGCTATAAATAGAGATAGGACGGGTCTTGGATCCCAAGTATCCGTACAGTTTAAATAAACTTGTATTCTCAGAAAAGATCCAAGACCCTAGCTGGCTTCGAGTACTTCAACTTTTGCGGATCATAAAAAAGATCACACGGATTTTCCAGATCTTAAAAACCTCAATATATTGATTCATACATCATCCTAGAACTAAAAAACCAAATGTACATTCAATATCAAACGTAGCATCTCTATTCATTTGTATAGGTGCTTGGACCCACATCTACTTAAACAGTTGCATGGCCTGGTTATTCCGCACAGTGTTACCTCAATatcacaaaaatgtattaagttcCCAgctgtttcttcttctttttgtccaatcagtgttctgaacattgattgattgGATACGAATTAGTTTTTATGAAGCAGTGAAcaattacactatgcaacaaaattcagatCTTTGGACACCTTCCGACCAAAACCAAAGCtgtttttgaaatcaaatgtGAGAATTCGAACAGAAACAACTGAGGCTCTGTTCTGATTTCTTCTTAAATCTGTAAGTTTCATTTGAGGGATGAATCCTCACAACTTGTTGAGTGATATGGTATTCAAACACTTTGATTGATGTGTCCTCGTGGTgtaggatctttaaaaaaggatgtttatTTTCTGATCATTTTTCTTGACCAATGTTATGACGGCCACatttagttaataatatttcagtttttttgttttgtttttaaaaaaaaaaggttatacgGTAATTATGAGGGATCGTTTTTGGGGTCGTCTCCTTTATCACTCAATTAGCCTCattgaatgaagaaatatttatcatttttcgtTTTTAACACCGCTTATGTGAGTGATGTCGTTTAATAGTGAcgacaatttttcaattatgtgattactaataaatttgaataaaatgagcGTTGAATGTATTGTGTTTAATCTTTCTAATATGGTAGTGCATTAAAATTTTACCAGAGATTGGTTTTcttcacatttttttctattagaatttttaatgttatatttaatttaacaaaaagtgtatacgaaaaataattatttaccacAGTTATcgtttaatttgtttaatttcaaaGAATGAGCAAcgaaaaatgtatgaaaaatatcaattattactCAAGTGGGAAAAAAGGACGTATATAGACTTCCATCAATATTGATCcaactttaagtatatttatttaattttttatcaagagAAACATTTTTGAACCATGTTCCCCTctctaaaacaaatttaaggACCCTTTAAACGTTCATTCATCCTttgattttattgtatattttaatcaactttCTATATATCTAATTTTGCCCTCTCCATATTTCAGCAAACAAAGTCTTTGGATAGAAATGTCAGCGGAGCGGCTCATGAAGTCTTATTCCAGCAATCGTATCGACACACCAGACTATCTTAAAAAATGTCGTAGTGACACGGTTCTGAGTCTCATTGCACTTCAACAAAGCTTATTTGCTCTCGAAGATATTCTCTCTGTTGAGAAAGGACTTATTTTACCAGCTCTAGAGATGCTCGATCCCCAGTCTTTGTTTTTTCTGGCCTATGGTCAGAGTCTATGTGCCTCAAGGACGTTCAAACGAAGGGACATTGATCGGACTTCTGGACATTCCTTGTTGaatcaagaaaaattaaaaggtgCTCTTCTTCACTTGAACgaatttagtcatttttatttttgtggtgATAATTCATTATCTTCCTCCTCTTCCAAGTTTGATCGAAGAAAAATCCTTTAAGGAAAACAAATTCAGTCTCTATTCctctttttcaatttcaagaattaaaaaaataaaaaaaagtactaggAAGATTGTCCTAGGGAATTCTGTCATCAAAACATTCCTCTCAGGAAAGATGTCACTTGTGGCAAATCGCCGCAATTATACTCTACATATATGTAGTCATTCATCTATAAATCTGCACCATATAAGACTCACCCGTGGGGTGTCTGctgggggtgggctggagggactcTACACCCCCtgcccaaattaaggaattttggcttttAACTAgacaattcaatattttcaaaaaaattaattttctaggaaaaactatagatttttgaaatttttcttataaaaatttaatatttgatttttttttcaaaatattttatttatgaaatattattcttcaatttttttcccaaaaagaaataaactatttatgacctacttttgaaatttttttcaaaaattttttatattttcaatttattcattcattgtttttcttaattctGGGATTTTTGTTGACAAAAGTTTCTAACTCAGGCCCTCCCCCCTCcaaccaaaatataatcatgtggaCACCCCTGAGCCCATTTGCAGAAAAATCATTGTACCTAGATAGTGGGAGTCAAGActgccattaaaaaaaagtattgggaaATTATAAGGGGGATTTAGGGTTTCTTAAAGCGGCGGTGGTGGTTTTTAATCTCCCTCGAGACCACAAGTTAATACTGCAAAAATCTGTTGACCTGGAGTAAAGGTGATTCTATGAGGGATTATTTTAAGTaatggcggtggtttttaaacTGTTTTGAGGTCCCACAGTTATGCTGCACCAATTTATTGGGCTTGGAGTGCAAGTGGAGAAAATATGAGTGTTATTTCATCGTCACCTACCTGATATCAACACATCCTTACTTGAGCCATCGTCATCTGTTGATGGAATAGATCGGTAGAGGAATAActataaatgtttaataatcGGAGGTAATTATTCTATCTACTGGTGGCAATTTACCTGCTGGCAATCCTCTGTGTAcgaaataacatatttgtaacATGACCGGTTTTACATGCACGGggtcctttttttcatttttggaaattggAACTtaatttcatatctttttttttattattatataaataactttacatatttttttataaaaaattataatcataacaTGTGGTCCCGACCTTAGTCTTATGGGGTATTCGAAAAGGATTGAAAAGTCATCCTATAGAAAACCAGCACTATTCAATTTCGACCATCTACGatccaatatttataagaataataaataatttcgaatagacctttatttttataatatcttctTTTCTTGTACATAAAAGATACTCTGTTCGTAAACAGAAATACTTAACTAAGAAATGGTCCGAAAAGTACCAGATCTaccaaagaaaacaatttttttctcatcaataagcagtgtaaaatttaaaaactaaatttttttgatccatGGTTTTGGAAATAACTTAAATAGGTTCACACTTAGCGCAATAGcgcacaaaataaagaaaagattatCATGAAATTTGGATATCAGTCTTTGGTACGAACTAAAAATgaggtgatttttttaaattaataaagcatTGTAATAGAGGACAgttcaaaatttggaaaagtATTCAGGGACTATTGACACTAGAACGGAatcgattttattttatttccattattaaGGGCCGATATAACCCTAGAAAATAATATGGGCccctttggattttttatttttccaatggccttttctaaaaaaaatatattttttgtcaatgatcttttttttagatcaaataagAAACATCAAATTTGTCTCCTTACATGATcttgtcttttaaaaataaatttatattttttctcaaaaattgaccttttttatatattattaaacagtatccattgttttttcaaatgatcTTTCCTTCTTAAAGAATATGTACTTCTCAGTTagaataatcattaatttaagaGATTCGCCGGACTTTGACCTGTGACTACGTGGGGTTGGGGATAATGActtgttttgtaaattaatttttgttaatgtcacacttttgaattttttttacagcccaattttcgataaaaaaaaaaaaagctggcAAATCCGTTGAGTTTatccttgaaaaaataaattttaacttccaaaaattataaaaaaagtttttgacaaatttgtagTCTTcgataagtttttaggactgattgTGTAATcaggttttttcttttctcagtCTGACCATTTTAATTGTTCAAAAGTCCAAAGAACTGATGCGTCGGTTCTTTAATAGAATCGTCCTAGCTTTCGTTATAGCTATTTTtcaggattgaataatataaaaacaaaaaaaggatagCTAAAACGTATAATAATTAGTTCTAACCATATACCTCCTACTCTAAATTTCAAGTCTCTCAAGGTGGCATCAAAGATATATGCTGTTATTATACCGTTGGTATAACCAATGCCTTGAAAATCTGTTGTCATACACAGCACTTGGTAGAgtatacatcaaattgaaaattctggaaAGCCCTATTACATGATGGACTAACCTTGTTTTCATATTAACCTTGAGGGATCATATttcttgaaagaggttatgttgaatAACTAAAGGGACATAATTACATCGTTTCAGCTGTTACTATAAAAGaccagtcctaggact
This window encodes:
- the LOC121124528 gene encoding endothelin-converting enzyme homolog, whose product is MWMDRDMEETHIYDHKTSSASSSNNHHNNNNNGSSLHQAAHTHESDPFNDLPPPPPPESNSFSLADNFSATLPLGDHSYAETSMMVGGSLVGIVTDGGSGGDYYRHRSGSEVHMNSSSNMNNNNGGLLVPLTSTDDIKLPSGKNAKKNYLKKLAGKLGVNDRGCYLACALLIITFFLLIIIIAMGASWPVSRLRHSGPLSYCTTPSCLQAAASILASQNASYSPCSEFWQYACGSWLSTHSIPASKSYWSVLEEAKAGSREDKSRLITTSSHEPSQFNSLEWKVSNFYHSCMSLSFIESDKEKPLLKIINSLGGWHVLRSFNLYSWDSRRVLRELHSEFAVHALFRIGVVPDVQDPDYNIIAIYPDGLGMSDKSYYHRLPDDPAVVAYQTYLKDSAMLFGASSPEAHKFSIDMFNFEKRISEITPSGEYLSDPRKINNKMTVKDLHTMSMTVPWLEILKAAFSDASTTEETGIIVVSPQYVADIAVIMSTTDRGSLNNYLMWRLAETYMPYLSKNYREVVDVYRKSISGAQKPLERWEFCQETTDRFFGHYLNAIYSQRDNIPDSVVKKVFDYIKHTVAKTVSVSSHFEDYESRRATVGKLKNMSIQIGTPDFLRDRKNLKTLYKDLLVQTNDFFQNILYGVSFLRKRQEALLLHSSESVSQLENEYWLESLNQESEIVYVPSRNKVVVPELFLRSPFVDPGYPNSINMGGIGVRLTEAVINGIIGIGLYFDSKGRFVDEENNNNKAHNKQSLWIEMSAERLMKSYSSNRIDTPDYLKKCRSDTVLSLIALQQSLFALEDILSVEKGLILPALEMLDPQSLFFLAYGQSLCASRTFKRRDIDRTSGHSLLNQEKLKGALLHLNEFSHFYFCGDNSLSSSSSKFDRRKIL